Part of the Streptomyces sp. NBC_00457 genome, GCTGACGTGCGTGTTCAAATTGTCCCAGACCAAGACGACGGGACCGCCGAGTTGCTGGTGTGCGGCGTCGAGCAGGCGGGCGTAGTCGGTCTCGGTGAAGCCCTTGCGCCGCCCCTTGGCGGGGCCGCGGTCGAGGTGAATGCGGTAGATCAGGCGCGGCGCGGCTGGATGCGCACGGTGGCGACGTACTTGATCCGTCGGTACGCGATGTAGTGCTGCTGGGTCTCCTTCTGCATGTCACCGTGTGACAGGAGCACTTCGTCCAGATCCCAGTAGAGGTCCTTGAGGTCCTGAGGCGCCTCGTCGAGGTACTGCTGCACCGACTTGGGAGCGGGTGAACTCGAGGATCGGGGGGCGTCGAGGATCGTCCGTCCTGACGGAGAAGCGACACCGGCAATCGTGGCAACGAGCTGCAGCGTGAGCACGTCGTCGAAGATCCGATACATCACCAGGTCGATCCTGCGGCCGATCATCTCGATCGCCACGGTGTCGTGGCGTGTGAAAGCCCCAGCGACGCAGACGATCCGGGGATTGCTCCAGTCGATCTCGGCAGCGGCCTCAGCGCCGAACTTGTTCTTGACCAGACTCTCGAACTCATGGTGGTGGTCGTGGAGCCATGACAGGTAGGAGAGCCCCTGGTTGATGACGTTCTGGTCGCGGGAGCGCTTGTACTCCACGATGACTGGTGTCCCGCTCTCGTCCAAGCCGAGGGAGTCGATCCGGCCGCGGTGACGTCCGGTGCGGTACTCGGTCACCAGGAAGCGGATACCGAGCATGGCCTCCATGTTGGCCTCGATCAGCGTCTGCAGCTCGCGTTCCACCCCCACGGACGCCCCAGATATCTCGGTAGCTCGCCCACCTCGCAGCCTGAAGACCTTCAGGTTGCTCATGCCCCTCCCCGACTCCACCTTGATCACTGCGTATGGACAATCGCGGTGAAGAGAGGCCTATTCCCCAGATCCCGCTCCAGCCGTACGGGCTGAGCCGGTCACGGTTGGACCTTCGATGCCGTGGGATCGCGTGGCATCAGCCGGGCCGACTACTTCCTTTGCCGACACGACGTGAACGTCCAGGTGCGGCCGTCTTTGCTATCCGTTCTTGGCGAACTCGACGAAAACCGCCCAAGCTGCGGGCTGGATGGCCAGGAGTCCGTGACTGCGGGCCTTGGTGTCCCGCACCATCACCAATCCCGGTTCACTGTCGGCCACTTCAACGCAGTTCTCTGTGCCCGTGTAGGAGCTGGTACGCCACTTTGGGGTCACAGGGGGCATGGTGCTCTCCTAGTCGTTCGGCATCTGATCAAAATGTCGGGTGGCGGTGAGGATGAGGTCACGGACGGCCGTGCCGTAGACCGCGGACTGCTTCAACAGGGCGAAGGCCTTGGCATACAGGTCGATCTCTCGTGGCTGGGTTACTGAGAACTCTGCCGAGTAGGTCTCCACCAGAACGAGCTTGTCGTCGAACATGGAGAAGCCGTGACCGAGCCAGATCTCGGTGGCTGCGGCACGGGGGACGATGCCGAGGCTCACGCGGGGCAGTCCCATCAGGGCCAGGAGGCGGTCGAGTTGAGACTTCATGACCTCTGGCCCGCCTACGTTGGAGTACAAGGCCTGTTCGCCGAGGAGCACGTTGTAGATCCGGTTGCCCTCGTAGAGGTACCGCTGCCGTTCGAGTCGCTTGCCGACGGCGGCCTCTGTGTCGTTGGGGAACTCCAGGAAACTGACGGCCTGTTGGAAGATCTCGGCGGCGTAGTCCGCTGTCTGGAAGGTCCCCCAGATCATGTTGGGGTGCCAGATCCGGAAGACCTTGGTCTTGGCATAGACCGGTAGGGACTTCTTCTGTCTGGTCTCGGCGCCCGTCTGGACCTGCCGGCGCCACTCAAGCCACAGCTCATCAATGTGGCGAACCGTGGCGATCAGGTCCTCGATGTGTTGCTCTTGCCGGGTCGCCGTGCACCAGGCCCTGATGTCTTGCTCGCTGGCGTTCTGCTTGCCGTGCTCAAGGCGAGAGACCTTGGACTCTTGCCAGTTGAGGGCACGTGCGAGGGCCCGGCCGCTGGTGAATCCGGCATCCTTCCGGAAGCCGCGCAACCGGGCACCCAGTGCCTCGCGCGTTTCTTGTGCTTGGTTGCTCACGGATGGTTCAGGGCTTGTACTCGCGGTGCGGGATGGCCAGTTCCCAGAGCAGATCGCGGACTCGGACGCACTCAGCAACGGCCTCGGGAGCCTCGACCAGCTCCGAGCCGAGCACGCGGCCGTCGCTGTCGAAGTGCCCCACGGCCAGGAGGCGACCGTCGAACAGCCACCAGTCGTTGCCGTCGACGGGGAAGGCCAGCTCGTCGGGAAGCAAGTGACGCGGCAGCCAACGGATCTCCTCGCCAGCCTGCTCGTTGTGCGGAGTGGCGGCGTACTCCCACTGGATGTAGGGCGAGTGGGGCTCGGTGACAACGCGCACGCGACGGACGGTCTTGGCCTCTTGGGAGGCGCGCTTGATGAGCTGCGCCCACGGCTCCATGTACGAGTAGTCGACCGGATCTCCCCGAAGCCAGCACTCGAACGGCCCGTCCTCGTCCGGGACGGAGTAGTCGTCCCTCAGCTCCAGATGGAAGGCGTCCTTCGTGAAGGTCTCAAAGAGCCGGTTGCGCTTGGCGCTGGAGATCAACTCCACGCGGTTCCTCCAGTAGGGCGGTGATCGCGGCCTTGGGGACCTCGACCACGGTCTCGTAGTCCGGAATCTCCATCTGGGACAGCGCCTCGGGGTCGGTGACCTCCAGGCCTTGGACGACGTACGTGCCACCGGGCGTGAGGACCATGATCGGATCCTCGATCTGCCTGAACTCGCCGGCTACCAGTCCGTCCTCCTTCAGGAACTCGAACAGCTCCGTCGGTACTTCTACCGCCGTCTGCCCCTCGGGAATGTCGAGTTGCATCAGCAGGTCGTTCGCGAAGATTTTCCAGCCCTGGACGAGGTACGTGTCCCGGTCCGTGGCGTACAGGGTCGGGCAGTCGCCCACGGTGGAGTTCTTACCAAGGAACCGTAGCTGCATGGCGCTCTCCTGTCTGCTGCCTTGCGCTGATTTGCGCGACGCCTCGATGGTCGAGGGCATGTTCGAGGCCGTCAATCGACTTTCCGCAAACTCGCGCAATCTTCTTGGGAGTTGGAAGACGGCAGTCCTACGGTCGTTCTCGAACCCGAGCAAGCAAGGAAGCCGCGCAGTGCGGCACCGAGGGGAGATGTGTGGTGGCCACCGTGACCAACGAACCCGAGGCTCCAACGGTCGATGCAGAGTTGATGGCGCACTGCACCGACGCCGCCCTCCGGATGCAGCTCGGGACCTCGACCCGCGAGGACATCGATACCAGAACGACGCTCGTCATCAAGCACCTGAACCAACTCCTCGCCCAGGAGCTCGGTGCCGACGAAGATTCCGATGTCAGAGACCTGTTCAGACAGGCCTACCGGCTACTGGACCTAACGAGCCGCCCCACGAAGGAGACCGCGGCCTTCAACGCTTTCGTCTATATGCGCGACGTGGCCAACGTGGCCCGGCGTCTGTTGTGGATCTACACGGAGCCGAGCCACTATGCGACCTGATCATCCCATGCTGCTTCACCGCTCGTCCGCGTTCATGAGCACCGTCGGTAAGCCCCAGCCGGGCTTCTGGTGCGAGTGGCGTCACGCCGATGGAGAGCGGATCCGGTCTGCCTCGCAGCGCACTCCTGAGTCGGCCGTGCGGTGGGCCCGCCTCAACATCCGCATTATCGCCTCGGTCGTCGGGCCGTACCTCGTTGACCGTCTCGTCGACCGAAGCGACCCGTGGTGGGAAGGCGCCGTGTCGGCCCTTGAAAAGGGCGCGGACTTCACGCTGCCCCTGGTGGCGGAGCCGTTCTCCTTTGTGTGGCACGCCCGCCCGGTGCTGTTCGTGACTGTCGCCGGCGGTAAGCCACTGCCACACCGGCCGTCCGGAGGCATGCCATGGGGCTGAGACCGGAGGAACTGTGGGGGCGCTTCGATTGGCAGGTGGGTAGCTGCTTCAAGTGCGAGCAGACCGGTGTTCCGGTAGCAGAAGTCGGGGACATTGCGGTGGCCGACGTGGTCTTCCCGCTGTTCGCCTGCCAACGGTGTGTGTTCCGGCTCGAACAGCTCCACTGGACGATGAGCGAACGAGCCGTCCGTCGCCGCGGAGGAGCCACATCCGCGGATGAGTTCCGTCCTCCTGATCAGTGGCCGGCTACAACGCCGCTCCCAGGACTGCCGGTCCAGGGCGTAGCGGACAGCTACGCCCTGGACCGGCCCCATACCCCCGCCCCTGCTGCTCGAACTGGAGGTTTCCCCACCTCAGAAGGACAGGTCGCAGCAGGGGCGGGATCAGTCTCAAGAGAAGAGGTACAGGATGCACCGGCTGATCGTCAGCCCGTTCCTGGACGGCTACCTGGCCGTCCGGCCTGGGAGTACCGCGTGCGTGCGCCTGCCGGCCGAGCATTACGAGGACCTACGGCAATATGCCCGGGCCGACGACCGCGTGCCCGATTGGCTGGTGGCCACCGCGGCCGAAGCATGGGACCTCGACCTGGACGGCCAGGCATCCCAGGAGGCACTCCTGGTGCGTGAACCGACCGAACTCGCCTTCGCCCGGGCGAGTTGGGAGATCAATCTCTACTGCAACTTCGGCTGCAAGCACTGCTACCTCGGCGAGCGCCCCCTCGCCGGCCTGGGCTGGGACGACAAGGTCAAGCTGATCGACATCGTCCGTG contains:
- a CDS encoding transporter; amino-acid sequence: MSNLKVFRLRGGRATEISGASVGVERELQTLIEANMEAMLGIRFLVTEYRTGRHRGRIDSLGLDESGTPVIVEYKRSRDQNVINQGLSYLSWLHDHHHEFESLVKNKFGAEAAAEIDWSNPRIVCVAGAFTRHDTVAIEMIGRRIDLVMYRIFDDVLTLQLVATIAGVASPSGRTILDAPRSSSSPAPKSVQQYLDEAPQDLKDLYWDLDEVLLSHGDMQKETQQHYIAYRRIKYVATVRIQPRRA
- a CDS encoding DUF397 domain-containing protein translates to MPPVTPKWRTSSYTGTENCVEVADSEPGLVMVRDTKARSHGLLAIQPAAWAVFVEFAKNG
- a CDS encoding helix-turn-helix domain-containing protein — protein: MSNQAQETREALGARLRGFRKDAGFTSGRALARALNWQESKVSRLEHGKQNASEQDIRAWCTATRQEQHIEDLIATVRHIDELWLEWRRQVQTGAETRQKKSLPVYAKTKVFRIWHPNMIWGTFQTADYAAEIFQQAVSFLEFPNDTEAAVGKRLERQRYLYEGNRIYNVLLGEQALYSNVGGPEVMKSQLDRLLALMGLPRVSLGIVPRAAATEIWLGHGFSMFDDKLVLVETYSAEFSVTQPREIDLYAKAFALLKQSAVYGTAVRDLILTATRHFDQMPND
- a CDS encoding DUF6879 family protein, whose product is MELISSAKRNRLFETFTKDAFHLELRDDYSVPDEDGPFECWLRGDPVDYSYMEPWAQLIKRASQEAKTVRRVRVVTEPHSPYIQWEYAATPHNEQAGEEIRWLPRHLLPDELAFPVDGNDWWLFDGRLLAVGHFDSDGRVLGSELVEAPEAVAECVRVRDLLWELAIPHREYKP